A window of Sphingobacterium kitahiroshimense genomic DNA:
AAGAAAATAATATTTTTGATATCTTTCAAAGACTTTCAAATTCCTCAGGATATGATGGTTCTGGAATCGGACTTTCTATTGTAAAAAGAATTATTGATCGATTAGGAGCGGATATTAGGGTTGAAAGTGCTGTAGGAAAAGGAACAACATTTGAGATTATATTTCAGAATGCTGAATAATGTATTCTTCTTGTCTTGATCTTTAAGGAACACGATCAGAAATCGTATCTCCTTATTTTCTATCCTCTTTAATGCTATATAAACTCTCCACTTCTGTGATCAGCTTTTGAATAATTTCAGCTGTAGATTTCCCACTATACCCATTATTAGATTGACCTGTCCAAATACTAACAAACTGGCTATTATTGTTCGCTTTTGCGACTCTTCTCAGTTCGCCGGTTAACTTATTCTGATAAGGATAAGGCAATATATGTCCTTCATCTACTAGATTTGTAAAAACATTTTTGATACCTCGTGCATAACGTCCCGAAAAACTTTTAGTAAGCGCAATAGCTGTTTCATCGACATCCCTTAAACGCTGTTTTTCAAATTGTTCTAACGCACTTTCTGAAGATCCCAAGAGGAGACTTCCGAGTTGAAATCCTTGTGCTCCCAGGAGTTGCGTAGCCAGTAAGGTCTTGGCATTGTAGATACCTCCTGCATAAATAATCGGTATATTGACGCTATCATAAACTTGAGGTAACAAAGATAAACCTCCTATGGCAGGTATGTCATCGCTACTAAAACTACCCCGATGTCCGCCAGCCTCAAGTCCCTGCACACAAACAATATCAACCCCAGATTTTTCTAAAATAACCGCTTCGCTAACAGATGTACAGGTTCCCAGAAGCATGGTGCCATTATTTTTTAACTTATAAATACTTGGTTCGTCAAGATTACCAAAAGTGAAACTTACAAACCTACATTTTTCCGCAATAAGAGCATCAATTTGGTCATGATAGCTATTGATCTGTATTTCTTCAATGCTGGGCAGATGAACATCGAGATGGTGCTCACGTGCAATATTTTCAATAAAATCTTTGGTTTCAGTATATTTTTCTCTTAACGCATCCGTCAGTTCAGGTATATCATTTACAAAAATATTCACCGCAAAGTTATTTTTTGTCAACTGCTTTGTTGCGCGAATATGTTCAATACATTTTTCAGCAGGCAGGTCGCCCAAGGCAAGAGTACCTAAGCAATCTGCATTAGTCGCCGCAGCTACCATTGCTGGAGTTGTAACACCAAACATTGGTGCTTGTATAATGGGATACTCAACGTCTAATAGTTTGGTTATATTATTTTTCCAGTTCATGATATGGGGTGTTAAATTCCAGCTTTACATCTTATTTAAGAGGTTCATAAACAAATATAAAGCATAATTTTACATCTTTTTAGTCGTTTTTTTTGCTATGTTTTGCATCATACCCTTAAAAATGAAAGCATGGAAAGGTAAAACAGAATACCAGTACAATCTGCCGGATATACCCAATGGCCGGAAAGTTGCTGTTTGGGTAAA
This region includes:
- a CDS encoding NAD(P)H-dependent flavin oxidoreductase, with protein sequence MNWKNNITKLLDVEYPIIQAPMFGVTTPAMVAAATNADCLGTLALGDLPAEKCIEHIRATKQLTKNNFAVNIFVNDIPELTDALREKYTETKDFIENIAREHHLDVHLPSIEEIQINSYHDQIDALIAEKCRFVSFTFGNLDEPSIYKLKNNGTMLLGTCTSVSEAVILEKSGVDIVCVQGLEAGGHRGSFSSDDIPAIGGLSLLPQVYDSVNIPIIYAGGIYNAKTLLATQLLGAQGFQLGSLLLGSSESALEQFEKQRLRDVDETAIALTKSFSGRYARGIKNVFTNLVDEGHILPYPYQNKLTGELRRVAKANNNSQFVSIWTGQSNNGYSGKSTAEIIQKLITEVESLYSIKEDRK